DNA sequence from the Malus sylvestris chromosome 10, drMalSylv7.2, whole genome shotgun sequence genome:
ATCAATATTCAAAAGTAAcaaaaagtagaaaaaaaatttacatacaCTGATACATATACAGTTTTCATGTATATTAATAATAACTTATGCTTTGTAGCCATGCTTTACTAATCACTATTTTCTTatgtgctatttttttttacacaaacgAAATTATTCTAAGCTACACTAAAGAAATGATGAAGAGTTTGAATTCGGAACAATGGATTAAAAAATGAACCACTCATCAAAGCAATCCACCAATTGCACGCCGAGGttcattttattaattttttttttttttgaagaaatgaACACATTTTAATGCTTCAGTTGATGAAGAAGTAATAAGTAATAACCAACTACATGATGCAAATTGAATGTTTGAGCATGTaaccaaaaactaaaataatcaaCAATGGAAATGGTTACCTGCCTCTGGTGGCCAGAGGTTGGTACAGGGCGTATTGTGGTTGAATCCACTTCACCAGTGGGCAAAGGAACAGCAGGATTACTGTTAATGAATGGGATTCCACCGCCGCCGCCTCCTTTATCTGTCACTGAAGAGCTTACGCTTGGTTGTGGGCTGGGAGCTAATGCCACTTGGCGAGGATGGAATGGCCATGGGAATACTGGAGATGATGAAACTCCACCACCACCAGATTTCGGTGTTGGGGCCACGGTTGGAGGAAGCTGCGGAGAGATTCTTGAACTTGAACCGGAACTCTGCGGCGGCggtgcggaggaggaggagactgTTATGGCCAGCTTCTGAGTGTTTTGGCATGTTTTGAGCAGAGAGCCATTGTTGAAGGCAAAGTAGAAGAAACCAGTGCGTGATGGGTGCCACTTTGCAATGTAACAAGAAAAATTTCAGTCAGAAAGCTCAGATCTTTGAGAAAATCATGACTTACCCAGATGAAAATTACTAGTTTTGAAGCTAATATACTGAAAACCCAGGTTCGAACACACATTTAATCGAGCTAATTCTCAAGAATCCCACAGAAAAACAGAgccattttagagagagagagagacagagagagatacCGTGAAGGAGGTGGAGTCAGGTTTGCTGAGAAGAGTGGCTTGAGTGAAATTGCAGACATCGAAGGCTCTTTGGTTCTGGAAAATGTAGAGGTTGTACTGATACGTGTGcttgaaaactgaaaaatgctcaagaaaatattgaatcaaaaacaaagaaaataaagttgttgaatttgtttggtttttgacAAATGCAAAGTACTTACTGACGGAGTCTCCTACATGAACAGTTGGGTTTTTCCACTCTGAAACTCCATCAACCAGTATTGTGGTGGAGTGAGAATGCTGGAAGAGTAAAGCGAGCAAGCACAGCACGATGAGCATGGAGAACTTCATGGAGAGCTtctcttttgaaattttttgtcacCACAAAGTATAAAGATGGTTTATTAAGATTAGACACAGGTTCCAGTCCTCCTGTGGCCTTGCCCTTTATCTATTTATTTGTCTAATCACTTATATAAAACGGCTTCACTTATACTATGGTATTCTGATTCAATAATATAATGATGGTTATATGTATATCTTTGTATGATAATATATTATTCAATCGGGATAATATCGTGACAGTGAACTTATTTCATGTAAGTTGCTCTATTTTTAGCTGTTTCAACCATGCTATTTTGGATCAATAATTTGAGACCACGTTTTTTTAACTTTCTCACATATCACTTTatcattaataaaaaatgtgATAATATTAGGGAGTAGATTCATTCTTTGAGCCATTGGAAAGATTTTTCATGTGCCGGCAACACGGCCTTGTATACCAAGTATTATAATACAACTGATTAGATACTTGCAAAAAAGAATTTCCAATTATTTGTATTATAACACTTAGGGGTGGTTCAGTATAGGATCCCAAACCGAAAATGGTATTCCGAATTCCAACTGAAAATTTTCAAGACAGGAATTTGAACACCAATCTCGAATCGAAATTTCGGCATTCCCAAATTTCGGGATTCGCGATATATTTTCAGTATTTTGGGattggattttttgttttgggcttatcggttgaaatttgagatttttgagGTATGAGCTATAATTTGGGCCTTTggcctaattttttttcttcaaatttcataACAATTGAAATTTAAGCTTTTATCTCatacaaatttgaaatttcatacCAATCAAAAGACCATTTCATTCGTAACAAGTCAAACTGATGTTCCAAAGTTCCAAACTACTTAAATTTCATACTTCTATCTCTAATataatttaaggaaaactaatgaaaaaggcttgaaaactttgagttttaacgataagggcaaaataaagggtaaaatgaatagtaccatgattgactttttagtgtaaaaatatggtttt
Encoded proteins:
- the LOC126586927 gene encoding early nodulin-20-like, which gives rise to MKFSMLIVLCLLALLFQHSHSTTILVDGVSEWKNPTVHVGDSVIFKHTYQYNLYIFQNQRAFDVCNFTQATLLSKPDSTSFTWHPSRTGFFYFAFNNGSLLKTCQNTQKLAITVSSSSAPPPQSSGSSSRISPQLPPTVAPTPKSGGGGVSSSPVFPWPFHPRQVALAPSPQPSVSSSVTDKGGGGGGIPFINSNPAVPLPTGEVDSTTIRPVPTSGHQRQALAGLFAAQMELALFCVVFLVL